ATGGGGATCGTGGGCCGGATCGAGGTGATCAACGGCCCGTCCGCGTCCGAGGGCATCGGCGCCACCGGTGGCGTGATCAACTACATCTCCAAGGTGCCCGACAAGATCGGCAGCGAGACCACCTTCACCGCGCGCTACCTGACCCAGGGGCATTCGGACAGCGACGGCTACAAGCTGGGCCTGACCTACGGCCTGAAGCAGGACCGTTACGACTTCATCGGCGCGGTGTCCTACCTGGATCGCGGCATCGCCTACGACGGCAAGGGCCGCACCGTCGGCATGAACACCAGCGGTTCGCTGGCCGATTCGGAGTCGCGCAACATTTACCTGAAGGGTGGCTACAACTTCGGCGAGGACGGCGAACAGCGCCTGCAGGCCACCTACAGCCGCTTCAAGATCGAGGGCAAGGGCGAGTGGATCCAGGTGCTGGGCTGCCGCGGCCCGACCGATTCGCCGCCGTGCGCCACGCCGTACCCCAACACCTCGGTGAAGGGGCAGATCTTCGGCTCCAAGGACGCCTTCAACGACTTCGAGCAGTACAGCCTGCAGTACACCCACCAGGACTTCTTCGGCGGCCGGCTGGATCTGGTCGGCTACAAGGCCGACCAGGCCATGCGCTACCTGCCGGAGAACGGCGACGACAAGCAGCTGGTCAAGGTCGGCCCGGGCTTCGACGAGTCCACGCGCATCTACGACCAGTCCGAGATCGTCTCGAACAAGAAGGGCCTGCGCACCTCGTGGACGCGCTCGTCGCTGTTCGACGTATCCGGCCTTGAACTGCACACCGGCGTGGACCTGGTCGAGGACAGGGCGCAGCAGCGCCTGGCGCTGACCAACCGCCTGTGGGTGCCGCCGATGGACTACAAGAGCACCGCGCCCTACGCGCAGCTGTCCTGGGACATCGGCCCGCTGACCCTGAGCGGCGGCTATAGGCGCGAGGACGGCACGCTCAAGATCGACAGCTACACCACCACCGCCTACCGCAACAGCGTCTTCGTCCAGGGCGGCAAGCTGGACTACACCGCCAGCCTGCCGAACTTCGGCGCGATCTGGCGCGTCAACGACCAGTGGTCGATCTTCAGCGCCTACAGCAAGGGCTTCACCCTGCCCAACGTCGGCATCCCGCTGCGCAACGTCAACTACCCGGGGCAGTCGGTCCAGGGCATCCTCGACCTGCAGGCGGTGATCGTCAGCAACGTCGACGTGGGCTTCAACTGGCGCGGCGAGCGCGGGGCGCTCAACGGTACCTGGTACCACTCCAAGTCCGACCTGGGCGTCTCGCTGCAGATCGATCCGAACACCAGCGATTTCATCATGAGCCGCGTGCCCACCGACATCAAGGGCATCGAACTCAGCGGCGAATGGAACTTCACCGACGCCTTCAAGCTGACCGGGCTGTACTCGCGGATCCGCGGCAAGACCGCGTTCTGGGGCTCCGACGCGCTGGGCCGCTATGGCGCAGGTCCGCTGACCAAGCCGATGGGCATCCTCGACCTCAGTCCCGACAAGATCGGCGCCTCGGCGGTGTGGAAGTTCCTGCCCAACGCCGACGCCACGCTGGGGGCGACCAAGCTGCTGGATCGCCACATCAGCGGCGAGGACACCCGGCCGTTCGACGGCCGCAGGTTCACCTACGACGAGCGCACCACCGGCTATACCCTGTGGGACCTGAGCGTGAACTACGACGCCGGCCGCGTGGGCAAGTTCACCCTGGGCGTGGAGAACCTGTTCGACAAGTACTACATCCTGAGCTGGTCGCAGCTGGCGGGTTACCAGAACTACTGGGCCGGACGCGGACGCGTGGTCTCGCTGACCTACAACTACACGTTCTAAGCGGATGCGGGAACCTCGTTTCGCACAAGGAGCAGGCGCCATGGCCGGCCAGGCCGATGCAGTGCGACGTGCGCGATCGGCCGATGTGCGGCGGCGGCGCGGACAGGCGCAACGTCCCCGGGATCGAGGCCGATCCTGGGGGCGGTCGGTCCTGGCGGCCTGGCTGTGTCTGCTGCCGCTGGTGCTGCAGGCCGAGGATCGCTGGCAGCGGCTGGATGCGTTCCTGACGCAGTCCACGTCCGCGTCCGGTTATCCCGGCGCGGTGGCGATGGTCGAGGTCGGTGGCAAGCCGGTGTTCCAGGGCGCCTACGGCCATCCCGATCTGGCGCGCGCCCGGCCGATGCGGGCCGATGCGATCTTCCGCATCTACTCCATGACCAAGCCCGTGGCCACGGTGGCGGTGCTGACGCTGATGGAGCAGGGCAGGCTGGCGCTGGACGATCCCTTGAGCCGCTATCTGCCCGCCTTCGCGCGGACGCAGGTGGTGGTCGGCGGCGACCTCGCGCAGCCGCGCCTGGCGCCGGTGGCCCGGGCGATCAGCCTGCGCCATCTGCTGACCCATACCAGCGGCCTTGCGGCGGATTCCGCCCGATATCCGGTGGCCACGGCGCTGCTGGAGCGGGCCGGGGTGGAGCAGGCGCGCGACCTGGCCGATGTCGCCGACCGCCTGGCCAAAGTCCCGCTGGCCGCCCAGCCGGGAACCGAATTCCATTACGAAGGCGCCAATACCGAGCTGCTGGCGCGCGTGGTGGAGGTCGTCAGCGGCGAGTCGTTCTCGCACTATCTCCAGGCGCAGGTGCTCGGGCCGCTGGGCATGCGCGACACCGGGTTCGAGGTGCCGATGGCGCAGCGCGGCCGGGTCGTGGATCTGCCGACGCTGGACGACCGCGGTGCGTTGCGCATCGCCGACACGCCGAGCGCGCGCCGGCCCGGCGCGCGGCTGCGGGCCTACGACAGCGCGGCCGGTGGCCTGTATTCCACGGCGGGCGATTACCTGCGATTCGCCCGGATGCTGCTCGACGATGGCGCATCCGGCGGCGTGCGCGTGCTCTCGCGCAAGACGGTCGAGCTGATGATGCGCGATCAGCTGGGAGGCTTCGACCCTGCGGTGAAGAGCCCCGGCCCCGGCGAGGGCTTCGGACTGGGCGGCTATGTGGTCACCGACCCGGCCGCGCGCGGGCGGCTGGGCAGCGTCGGTCAGTTCGGCTGGTCCGGCGCGGCCTCGACCTATTTCACGGTGGACCGCCAGGAACATCTCGTCGCGGTGCTGCTGCTGCAATACCTGCCCGCCGATCGTCCGGGCGACCTGCCCAGGCTGGCGACCCCGTTCTACAACCTCGTCTATCAGGCGTTGCCATGAGCCCCGTCGTGCTGGTGGCCGGCTCGGCCAACCTCGATTTCGTGGTGCAGGCCGATCATGTGCCCGCGCCCGGCGAGACCGTGCTCGGCCAGGACCTGCAGACCTTCCCCGGCGGCAAGGGCGCCAACCAGGCCGTCGCCTGCGCGCGCGCCGGTGGCGTGCGCACGCGCATGCTGCTGGCCCTGGGCGAGGACGGTTTCGCCGTGCCGGTGCGGGCCGCGCTGGAGCAGGCCGGCGTGGCCCTGCATGTGGTGCCGGCGCGCGATCGCGCCACCGGCACGGCGCTGGTGTGCCTGGCCGGCGATGGCGAGAACGCGATCATCGTCGCCCCTGGCGCCAATCACGCCTTGACCAGGGACGACCTGCCGCCGCTGGCGGACGTGGCCTTTCTGCTCATGCAGCTGGAAGTGCCCCTGGCGGCCGTGTGCGGTTGGGCAGAGGCGGCGCATGCCGCCGGCGTCAGGGTCGTACTCAACGCCGCGCCGGCGTGCGCCTTGCCCGACGACCTGCTGCGCAGGCTGGACGTGCTGGTGGTCAACGAGGGCGAGCTCGACCTGCTGGCCGGGCACGCGGGCGTCCGCGCCGATGCGCCCACGGCCGACAAGCTCGCGGCGCTGCCGGTGGCCTGGGTGGTGGTGACGCTGGGCGCGCGCGGCTGCTATGCGTGGTCCGGCGGGCGGGTCGCGCTGCAGCCGGCCTTCGCCGTGCAGGCCGTGGACACCACTGGCGCGGGCGATGCGTTCTGCGGCGCGCTGACCGCCGCCCTGGCCGGCGGTGCGACGCTTGCCGCCGCGCTGCGCCGCGCCTGCGCCGTCTCGGCCCTGGCCTGCACGCGCGTGGGCGCCCAGTCCGGCGTCCCGCGCTGCGCCGACGTCGAGGCCTTCCTGCGTGCCGCGCCTCCCGTCGCCGCCTCGGCCGTCTCCGCGCTGGCCGACTATGCTGGCCTGGCGCACTGTCCTCTTCTCGAACCGACCTGCTGATGTCCGACCAAGACGCCCCCCAGCGCGAGCCCGTGCGCACCGAGTTCAAGTTCTCCCACGTCACCACCGGGCGCTACCTGCCCTCGCCGGGCAAGGCGCCAGGCTGGCCCTTCGCCGATATCGGCCAGTGGAAGATCCAGACCGCGCCGGCCTGGCGCGACTGGTTGACCGAACTGCGCGACTGGCGGCGCGAGCACCTGGTGCGCATCGGCTTCGACGATGCCAACTACCGCCGGCCGGAACTGCAATGGGCGCAGCGCAACTTCGTCCATGCGCAGATGATGGTCGAGGATCGCTACTTCTACGATCCGCAGCGTGGGCGCTACACGGTCGACCGTTACCTGGACGATCTGGAAGCGCGCTTCGGTGGCATCGACAGCGTCCTGGTCTGGTACATCTACCCCAACATCGGCATCGACGACCGCAACCAGTTCGACATGGCGGCCGACCTGCCGGGCGGACTCGACGGGCTGCGCGCGGTCGTGGAGGCCTTCCACCAGCGCGGCGTGCGGGTCTTCCTGCCCACCATGCCCTGGGATCACGGCACCCGCGCACCGGAGGGGCCGCACTGGGACGCCATCGCGCGCATCGTCGAGGCGGTCGGCGCCGACGGCATCAACGGCGATACCTACAACGGGGTGCCGCGCGCCTTCTTCGACGCCTGCCTGGCGCGTGGGCGGCCGGTGGTGCTGCAGCCCGAGTCCACCATCAGCGCCGAGGAGCAGCTGGTCTGGAACGTGCAGAGCTGGGGCAAGAAGGCACCGAACGAGTTCGTGCCGCCGCTGGCCAAGTTCAAGTGGCTCGAGCCTCGCCACATGATCAATTACGAGAACCGCTGGGGCCGCGATCGCCGCCACGACCTGCAGTACATCTTCTTCAACGGCATCGGCTACAACGCCTGGGAGAACGTGTGGGGCATCTGGAACGGGCTGACCGAGCGCGATGCCGAGACGCTGCGCCGCATCGCCGCGATCCAGCGCCGGTTCGCACCGCTGTTCGTGTCCATGGACTGGGAGCCGTACTGGCCCACGCTGCTGCGCGGCCTGTTCGCCAGCCGCTTCCCCGGCGAGGGCCGCGCGCTGTGGACGCTGGTCAACCGGCTGGAGTCGCCGCTGCGCGGTGAGCTGCTGCGCATCGAACATGCGCCGGGCGCGCGCTATTTCGACCTGTGGAACGGCGCCGAGCTCGCGCCGCTCGTGCGCGACGGCAGCGCCTATCTCACGCTGGAGCTGGAGGCCTTGGGGTTCGGCGCGATCCTGGCGTTGGACGAGGGCACCGATGCGCCTGAGCTGGACGCGTTCCTGGCCCGGATGCGGCAACACGCCGCGACACCGCTGGGCCAGCGGTCGGCGCAGTGGCGCGCGCTGCCGCAGCGGTGCGTCGAGGTCCCAGACACCGCGCCCGCGGCGCAGGCACCCGAGGGCATGGTCACCATCCCCGCAGGCGAGTTCGTCTTCGCCGTGGGCGGCATCGAGGTCGAAGGCGGGGTCTGGGATGGCGTGGACGTGCAGTATCCGTGGGAGGACAGCGCACGCCGGTTCCACCGCGAACGTTTTCAGATGCGCGCCTTCCATATCGACCGCACGCCGGTGACCAACGCGCAGTTCAAGGCGTTCATCGACGACAGCGGCTACATGCCGGCCGATGCCCATCGTTTCCTGCACCACTGGCGCGAAGGCGCGCCGGTGGCCGGCAGCGAGCAGCAGCCGGTGGTGTGGGTCTCGCTCGAGGACGCACGCGCGTACGCGGCCTGGGCCGGCAAGCGCCTGCCGCGCGAGTGGGAATGGCAGTACGCCGCGCAGGGGCACGATGGCCGCGCCTACCCGTGGGGCGAGAGTTGGGACGCCTCGGCCGTGCCGGCGCCGCAGTACGGGCCGCAGGCCGGCGCGCCGGCCGACGTGACCGCGCACCCCGGCGGCGCCAGCCCGTTCGGCGTGCTCGACCTGGTCGGCAATGTCTGGCAGTGGACCGACGAATACGTGGATGCGCACACGCGTGCGGCGGTGCTGCGGGGCGGCAGCCGCTACCGGCCGCAGACCTCGCACTGGTACTTCCCGCAGGCGCTGCGCCTGGACGAGCACGGCAAGTATCTGCTGATGGCGCCGTGCCGGGATCGCTCGGCCTATATCGGCTTCCGCTGCGTGGTGGATGCCGCATGAGCCCGGTGCTGCGCTTTCCTTCGCCCGGGCAGGTGCGGCTGGGCGGTGTGCTCGGCGAGGCCATCGAGGCCAGCCGCAAGGGGCGGCTGTCGCACTTCATCGTGGATGCGCATAGCCCGGCGATCGCGCTGTTCGATCCGGCCCGCGCCGAAGACAACCACGAAGGCGACTGGTACGGCGAGCACGCCGGAAAATGGCTGATCGCCGCCGCCCGCGCGGCCGCGCGCCAGGAGGACGACGTGCTGCGCGCGCGGGTGCTGGAGGTGGCCGATCATCTCGCCGCCATCCAGCGCGCCGATGGCTATCTCGGCACCTACGCGCCCGAGCGGCGCTTCACCGTGCCGCAGCCGCCGCGCCCGTGGAGCTGGGACGGCGCGCCGGCGCTGCGGACCTGGGACGTGTGGACCCATGCCTA
The window above is part of the Pseudoxanthomonas sp. X-1 genome. Proteins encoded here:
- a CDS encoding TonB-dependent receptor, with the translated sequence MKKMPVTLGVFVLAAAVSASVRAQQAQAAAEQGATEQNPQDAPATKAKDLDRMIVTGTRAPKAVDKIPGAISVISQQEVAQTLAVTEDATAVLARTVPGYSESSQAMSNTGETLRGRIPLRLFDGIPQGSPLREGTRNGTFTDMGIVGRIEVINGPSASEGIGATGGVINYISKVPDKIGSETTFTARYLTQGHSDSDGYKLGLTYGLKQDRYDFIGAVSYLDRGIAYDGKGRTVGMNTSGSLADSESRNIYLKGGYNFGEDGEQRLQATYSRFKIEGKGEWIQVLGCRGPTDSPPCATPYPNTSVKGQIFGSKDAFNDFEQYSLQYTHQDFFGGRLDLVGYKADQAMRYLPENGDDKQLVKVGPGFDESTRIYDQSEIVSNKKGLRTSWTRSSLFDVSGLELHTGVDLVEDRAQQRLALTNRLWVPPMDYKSTAPYAQLSWDIGPLTLSGGYRREDGTLKIDSYTTTAYRNSVFVQGGKLDYTASLPNFGAIWRVNDQWSIFSAYSKGFTLPNVGIPLRNVNYPGQSVQGILDLQAVIVSNVDVGFNWRGERGALNGTWYHSKSDLGVSLQIDPNTSDFIMSRVPTDIKGIELSGEWNFTDAFKLTGLYSRIRGKTAFWGSDALGRYGAGPLTKPMGILDLSPDKIGASAVWKFLPNADATLGATKLLDRHISGEDTRPFDGRRFTYDERTTGYTLWDLSVNYDAGRVGKFTLGVENLFDKYYILSWSQLAGYQNYWAGRGRVVSLTYNYTF
- a CDS encoding serine hydrolase domain-containing protein — encoded protein: MLQAEDRWQRLDAFLTQSTSASGYPGAVAMVEVGGKPVFQGAYGHPDLARARPMRADAIFRIYSMTKPVATVAVLTLMEQGRLALDDPLSRYLPAFARTQVVVGGDLAQPRLAPVARAISLRHLLTHTSGLAADSARYPVATALLERAGVEQARDLADVADRLAKVPLAAQPGTEFHYEGANTELLARVVEVVSGESFSHYLQAQVLGPLGMRDTGFEVPMAQRGRVVDLPTLDDRGALRIADTPSARRPGARLRAYDSAAGGLYSTAGDYLRFARMLLDDGASGGVRVLSRKTVELMMRDQLGGFDPAVKSPGPGEGFGLGGYVVTDPAARGRLGSVGQFGWSGAASTYFTVDRQEHLVAVLLLQYLPADRPGDLPRLATPFYNLVYQALP
- a CDS encoding ribokinase translates to MSPVVLVAGSANLDFVVQADHVPAPGETVLGQDLQTFPGGKGANQAVACARAGGVRTRMLLALGEDGFAVPVRAALEQAGVALHVVPARDRATGTALVCLAGDGENAIIVAPGANHALTRDDLPPLADVAFLLMQLEVPLAAVCGWAEAAHAAGVRVVLNAAPACALPDDLLRRLDVLVVNEGELDLLAGHAGVRADAPTADKLAALPVAWVVVTLGARGCYAWSGGRVALQPAFAVQAVDTTGAGDAFCGALTAALAGGATLAAALRRACAVSALACTRVGAQSGVPRCADVEAFLRAAPPVAASAVSALADYAGLAHCPLLEPTC
- a CDS encoding SUMF1/EgtB/PvdO family nonheme iron enzyme; its protein translation is MSDQDAPQREPVRTEFKFSHVTTGRYLPSPGKAPGWPFADIGQWKIQTAPAWRDWLTELRDWRREHLVRIGFDDANYRRPELQWAQRNFVHAQMMVEDRYFYDPQRGRYTVDRYLDDLEARFGGIDSVLVWYIYPNIGIDDRNQFDMAADLPGGLDGLRAVVEAFHQRGVRVFLPTMPWDHGTRAPEGPHWDAIARIVEAVGADGINGDTYNGVPRAFFDACLARGRPVVLQPESTISAEEQLVWNVQSWGKKAPNEFVPPLAKFKWLEPRHMINYENRWGRDRRHDLQYIFFNGIGYNAWENVWGIWNGLTERDAETLRRIAAIQRRFAPLFVSMDWEPYWPTLLRGLFASRFPGEGRALWTLVNRLESPLRGELLRIEHAPGARYFDLWNGAELAPLVRDGSAYLTLELEALGFGAILALDEGTDAPELDAFLARMRQHAATPLGQRSAQWRALPQRCVEVPDTAPAAQAPEGMVTIPAGEFVFAVGGIEVEGGVWDGVDVQYPWEDSARRFHRERFQMRAFHIDRTPVTNAQFKAFIDDSGYMPADAHRFLHHWREGAPVAGSEQQPVVWVSLEDARAYAAWAGKRLPREWEWQYAAQGHDGRAYPWGESWDASAVPAPQYGPQAGAPADVTAHPGGASPFGVLDLVGNVWQWTDEYVDAHTRAAVLRGGSRYRPQTSHWYFPQALRLDEHGKYLLMAPCRDRSAYIGFRCVVDAA